In a genomic window of Paramicrobacterium chengjingii:
- a CDS encoding protein jag, which produces MSETMNDIQSTDTIDREGDAAADYIEEFLDICDLGGDIDIDVRNERAYVSVSDPDGDLSRLAKPDVVNALQELTRLAVQSETGEFSRVILDIAGSREARQAELANLVDQAISRIEGGSTEADLPPMSSYERKLVHDIVSERGFVSESHGEGRGRHTVITRR; this is translated from the coding sequence ATGTCCGAGACGATGAACGATATCCAGAGCACTGACACTATCGATCGCGAAGGTGACGCAGCTGCGGATTACATTGAAGAGTTCCTGGACATCTGCGATCTGGGTGGAGACATCGATATTGACGTGCGCAACGAACGAGCGTATGTCTCGGTTTCGGATCCCGACGGAGACCTGTCCCGGTTGGCCAAGCCAGACGTTGTCAATGCCTTACAAGAGCTAACCCGGCTTGCCGTTCAGAGTGAGACCGGAGAGTTCTCGCGGGTGATTCTGGATATTGCTGGCTCCAGGGAAGCGCGGCAGGCTGAATTGGCGAATCTTGTCGACCAGGCCATTTCCCGCATCGAGGGCGGCTCGACCGAGGCCGATCTGCCGCCGATGTCGAGCTACGAACGCAAACTTGTTCATGACATCGTCTCGGAGCGTGGATTTGTTTCCGAGTCTCATGGTGAGGGCCGTGGTCGCCACACCGTGATCACTCGTCGATGA
- the yidC gene encoding membrane protein insertase YidC: MDIIGTILWPLKWAVELILVAFHSFFSFVGLDPAAGLTWVFSIVGLVLVVRALLIPLFVKQIKNQRRMMEVAPQLKKIQDKYKGKRDQMSREAMSRETMALYKKTGTNPMGSCLPLLVQMPIFFALFSVLREAASGKQGVGPLNQDLASLFGDASLFNVAPLHSSFQDAMNATPPAVAVMVIAAIMVALMTSSQFFTQLQIMSKNISEETKASPMFKQQRILLYLLPFVFLFSGFAFPLGVMFYWLVSNIWTMAQQFIIIRNMPMPGTEAAREREARLARKGKLDKLAKGDDTIVVEEKKPAQRQQPVGKNRAKKLAQQGKPAQQPKPQTDPDSKPNAPDSQGKK, translated from the coding sequence ATGGACATCATTGGTACGATCCTCTGGCCGCTTAAATGGGCGGTCGAGCTGATCCTCGTAGCATTCCACTCCTTCTTCTCATTCGTGGGATTGGACCCTGCTGCAGGATTGACCTGGGTGTTCTCGATTGTCGGGCTTGTGCTTGTCGTGCGCGCGCTGCTCATTCCTCTGTTTGTCAAACAGATCAAGAATCAGCGGAGAATGATGGAGGTGGCACCACAGCTCAAGAAGATTCAAGATAAGTACAAGGGCAAGCGTGACCAGATGTCTCGCGAGGCTATGAGCCGCGAGACGATGGCGCTGTACAAGAAGACAGGCACAAACCCGATGGGTTCGTGTCTGCCGTTGCTCGTGCAGATGCCGATTTTCTTTGCTTTGTTCTCCGTCCTTCGTGAAGCCGCGAGCGGAAAGCAAGGTGTGGGTCCTCTCAACCAAGACCTCGCGTCGCTTTTTGGAGATGCGTCGCTGTTCAACGTGGCGCCGTTGCACTCGAGCTTCCAAGATGCGATGAATGCCACTCCCCCGGCTGTCGCCGTCATGGTGATCGCAGCCATCATGGTTGCGCTCATGACCAGCTCACAGTTCTTTACGCAGCTTCAGATCATGTCGAAGAACATTTCAGAAGAGACGAAGGCGTCTCCGATGTTCAAGCAGCAGCGCATTTTGCTGTACTTGCTCCCGTTTGTTTTTCTCTTCTCGGGTTTTGCATTCCCTCTCGGCGTGATGTTCTACTGGCTCGTCTCCAACATCTGGACGATGGCGCAGCAGTTTATTATCATTCGCAACATGCCGATGCCGGGAACAGAGGCTGCTCGCGAGCGCGAAGCCCGCCTCGCTCGCAAGGGCAAGCTGGACAAGTTAGCAAAAGGCGACGACACGATTGTTGTTGAAGAGAAGAAGCCTGCTCAGCGGCAGCAGCCGGTTGGTAAGAATAGAGCGAAGAAGCTTGCCCAGCAGGGCAAGCCCGCGCAGCAGCCGAAGCCGCAGACCGATCCAGACTCAAAGCCGAATGCCCCCGACTCTCAAGGGAAAAAATAG
- the yidD gene encoding membrane protein insertion efficiency factor YidD: MISDVLRTVLLIPRNLAVAVLHVYRRIVSPLYGDVCRYYPSCSAYTLQAIQIHGVVIGSVMGVRRILRCHPWAAGGIDDVPAKKNFRYAVTPHGFVVSPTDRKN, from the coding sequence ATGATCAGTGACGTGCTTCGGACTGTTCTACTCATTCCTCGCAATCTTGCTGTCGCTGTGCTCCACGTTTATCGACGAATTGTTTCCCCGTTATATGGGGATGTTTGTCGGTACTACCCGTCATGTTCGGCGTACACGCTTCAGGCGATTCAAATTCACGGTGTCGTGATCGGATCGGTAATGGGTGTACGACGAATTCTCCGTTGCCATCCCTGGGCGGCCGGTGGAATCGACGATGTGCCCGCAAAGAAGAACTTCCGTTATGCCGTGACCCCCCACGGGTTCGTGGTCTCCCCTACCGACAGAAAGAACTGA